A stretch of DNA from Oryza brachyantha chromosome 4, ObraRS2, whole genome shotgun sequence:
CGACCAGCCGGGGTTCCGGGTGCATCTCGGGCCATGAAATACACGATACGACGCTGGCTGCAGTGCATGCGTGTATGCGGTAGTGGTGGACCAAATCGAagtggcctttttttttttttagccagCGGTGGGGGTTCCTGAGGATGATATGCCGGCGCGTCGGCATGACGTGAGCAGTTTCTTGGTAGAGGCCTAAATGTTGGTGCACATTTAGTACATTATACTGATGGTATGTGGTATAGTGGGTGTTATTGGATCATATCAATGAGCATGAACCAGCTCTAACTTCGCCACGAACTCGATTACTCGATTGGTCAAGTCGAAAGCCTGTAACTTCAAGTTGTCTCTGGTGAACAAAGGttgtttgtttatgtttagaaTTATcgtaatctagattattaaattaaattattataaattaaagtaGGTAATGAATAGTAAGGTAGTTAATTACTTTAGAGTACTCAATGGTAAAATCACTCTTGAAGTAGCTTATAGTAATATAAgcttcagattataataacTTATCAttataatctatttatttgttttagattatttttaataatctagattacacAAACAGAACCTAATGTTTACTAGTCTTTATCTCGAATTTCTATTGCCGTGTGTTCTAATGCTTCCTAGATGATGTCGTTGGCTTGTAAGtgcatgtttgatcattcattttattcgaaaaaatataattattatttattttggtgtgACTTATAGTTTCTCATTAAAGATACTTtacttatgacttacttttttatatttattaaaaaattacataagacaaatgatcaaacatatcaAGAGTCAACAACaacatctattaaaaaaaagagcaaagtaatttataagcaCCAAGGGCCAACATGGCCAGATTGAATCAAGTGGTTAATTGTTGGAAGGGACTCAGGGGAGCACTAATCACCATGTTGTCATTAGGGATTTGGTCAGCAGCTTATCAAACTGATAACCCATTTTGGAAGGGAAAATTCGCTTTCAAAATTATAGTTCTTGCACCAAATGATACGTTGCAACATCAGTTTAAATGTAAATTGAGCTATTGCTTCGATTATAAAGTATCTCAAGCGCATCCATGGTGGCCCCTTCCAGCCTTTTGGAAAAGGATTAAAGAGACACGACACGATATCTTAGCGATAAGCATGCGTGCCGTTTATTCTATCAGAGGATAATAAGAGGTGAAGCATATCAAGAGTTCTATGTGGACTCAAATGAACAAGAAGAGCATCAAACCCTTTGTTTAGTCTATGCTGACATCTTCCGTGTCAAACACTAGGAAGTAGGGACAGCACATCGTCCATCTTGAAAGATGAAGGATGCAGATATGCTTCCTACAGACAAGTGAAGATCTCAGGTTGGTAGAGGCTAGCAATGACGGATGAAAAGTTGCATTCGGTCAGCAATTTTACGATCCTTAAGAAGATACCAAAATGTACTACTTttctctatataaattttagtacctctcgGTACCCTGAGTActagaaggtatcaaattttgcattaaaattttaatacctcttATTAACTGCTTAAGGACTACAAAATTGTTCTCCATCATAAAATACAAGATGGAGGGAGAACTAAAACTCTATGGAGTTTCTTATGATGTGTATTTTCTCTGGTGGAagacttatacttataagacaaaacttaatttaaatttaaagttgattttgtaaCATTTTCTTGCAGCTTATTTTAcagtatttacttttaaatcgctataaacatatatatataaatgttttatctataaattattttttggttgctaTATAAGCCGTGCAGCTTATTCTTTCTATAAGCGAAACGATAAGAGCAAAAAATGGGAGGGAGGAACATTCGAGAGTAATCAATTTATGTCTAATGTGACATACTGCTCGCACTGTTTCGGTCAAAGGCATTGAGCAGACAAGAAATGCTTATAGTGCATACAAGCGGTACACAAATTGCTTATGAAACTAGTTCTGTTACCAACTGTAACAACAAAAACATGCAGTAGTGCAGCGGTGTCTGAGGGAACGTTGCAGCTATATGTTTATGCGTTGTAtagtttagattttcttttttagctgGAGTTAAAACAAAGTGGCTGAAAACTTATGGTCGACAATCATTTTTAACGGCATTAAAGTATATCTTGTAGATAGGTActcttaggccttgtttagttcctaaaattttttttcaaaaacatcatatcgaatttttagacatctaaataaaacattaaacatagatgaaccaaaaaactaattgcatagttatggaagaaatcttgagacgaatcttttgagcctaattagtccatgattagccataagggctacagtaaccaacatgtgctaatgacgaattaattaggctcaaaagattgtctcgtggtttataggctagccgtgaaattcgtttttttatttgtgtccgaaaaccccttccgacatccgatcaaacgttcaacgtgatgtttttgccaaaaaaatttggcaactaaacagcAACTTATTTTCCTCTTTTCAGTGAGTTATAACATTCCTAGAGCAAGTACACAATAATAAAGGCCAGATGTATGTACAGAATAGAGAAAAAGGGTAGCCTGGATATAGTAGGATCTACAATCCTAGCAAGTGTTATGTCCAGAGGTAGAACTGCGAATTCACAAATGTAATGCATAAactgattgttttgttttctgaaGCATACAAGATAAATGACGGTGGGATAATTCAACAGTACATATCACCTATGGACTCATTGTAAATGTGACACTAGAATAGAATCTGTTTTGTACTATGACAATTTAGCATTATGTCAAGTAGAAACAATCAATATAACTATCAGGATCAGGTCAAAGTTGTCAATATCCAATACTATTCCAAACTGCACAACCACGGTAGATGGAAAGAGCATTCTGACATAAGTTATTAGAGGGAAAGCATAATATGAATTTTCAACTGAACTTGAAAATCAACAGATAAATTCAAAGTAAGATGCTAATGAAAGCCATGACTTTGCTCAGTGGAGCCCACTGTTTTAACAGCAGTAGTAACAGGACAAAAATAACAGGTTTGTTGGGATGGAGGAAACACCATTGGCAACATAAGATGGGCCAGACAAAGATAATCACAATGACTATAGGGAAGAAACAGAATCACATTTACCTATAAAAATTACTCAGAATCACATTTTACTTGTAAAAATTACTTATGGAAGATATGCAATTTGCATTCTGCACAATACATAATTTCAGAATCCTACCGGTTACCAGATTTGACAACAGGGAAGCACTCGTTATCAAAATAGAAGTTCTAAATtatgacaaaaatatatttatgcttgTCTGAAGCTCCAAACATGGATATACTGATGCCATCTGTCCAATGCTACATAGCACCAGAAGAAGGGCGGTTACAGCTAGGGGTGATAATAGGCCAAGGCCCTTGGGTCCTTTCATAACCCTACTTATAAcccttaaaaatttttagctcaaaaatctataaaattttagcctaCCCTATTTTGGACCCAACCCTTGAGTTTTGTAGGCAAAAAGGTTGCATACATTACCACCTCTAGTTACAGCACTACGTGCTGCAGTCATCTGCAGCCTAAATCCACAATAAAACCACACGTAGAGCTATATAAAGTATGGATAAGGGTGCCCCATCACACCATAACTATGGATAAGGCaggtataaaccaaaaatagtcacacaacAGAAAGAATACAGTATTACCAGGCTTATAGCTGGATCAAATACAAGTAGTGTTTTATCTAATTGACCAAAACAGGTGACACTGTGAGAGTGAGTGAACGAGAGGATTATACCAGAAGCTACCATCCCTTCCTTTGCTAGTAAGGAAATACTCACTAAACTAGCTTGATTTACAATATGCCATCAGGACCTACCCTTTGTGATACATTGAGCACAGCTACCATCCACAAGAACTGTGAACTCGAATGAGTGAATCACCTGTCAAGTTGAAAGACATATTAATCTACATTACATGTGATTGTAACAGCTAGGGTAGATAAACACACACTCTTTCATAGTCACGAGGTTTTTTTGGtataaaacaaaagataagCTAATAACAAAAGAATATCTTAACTATTCAAGCTAGTCAGCACACTTTCTGTACAGGAGGAAAAAAGTGACGGTGTGTAAGGAATAATAGAATTTTGAGAGAGATGCAGCTAAAAAGGGATGGGCAGAGAAGAAAGACAGGAACAGTTGAAATATTAACTGAAAAAGATGATGCATATAATGCTGAATCAATACCCTCTGTAATCAAATCAATACAACACCAGAAAGGAATAAAGGtatacagcagcagcaggtgccCGAAGAAACATATGATATATAAAGATGACATAAGAAACCTTCATCACCATGTAAACTTATAGATCTGACAACTATATATGCTGCCTACATGAGCATTTACCTGACCACAAAGTTGTTTATGATTATATAGACCACCAGACCACTAACACTAACATCAATTCAAAGACTgccataataaaatagtaacaAAGATCAACTTAAGAGCTCCAAAACAACTATTATAGGGGTTAGAAACTAGCCAGTTATGAGTTACTCCTATAAGCCTGTCAACAGGTTCCTACATTATACTGAATAGAACCCCAAACTGTACCTGGGCAACCCTCAAACCAGTACAAAATCAGTCATATTCGCGATTAATCTATGCAGAAATTTTGCTTGGTCCATGCATTGAATTGCAAGAAATTTAAACAgttatagtttataatttaCACAGTACGGTTTTGCTACAACGAATAAGAACATTACTACTAGATCACATTACACATTAATCATCAGTGAGCTGCAgttgcaggcttgcagcaTGTCTTTCACGTTACACAGTACATAAACGAGACGATTAATCGATCAAACATAACGCGATCCCCATTCAAGCTAATTGAAGCCAATTCATGCATGGGGGCACCGCGGCAGCACAAAAAGTCGAAGCACTCGATTGGAATTCAACCCGGAGCTAGATCCGACTAAAATCAAAGCATACTAAAAGGGATGTCGGCTCCGTCGACAGCCGGAAACCCTAGCTTCTAAAGGTCTCACCTCACTTGCAGTAGCGGTCGGCCTTCTTGCGCACGCGGTCGTCGAGGGCCTCCTCCACGGTGCGGCTGCGGGAGGCCTTGGCGGCGTTGGCGGGGTCGTACCCGAACTTCTTCGACTCAACGGGGAACAGATCCTCGTACTTCATCCGCTTCGCCGCGTCGATGGTGTActcgtcgcctccgccctcgccgccctccacGGGCGCTgccgcggcctcggcctcggcctcggcttcggcgtcggcgggggcGTCGGAGGCGGGCCGCTTGGCCttcttgtgcttcttcggcttgtggagggaggcggcctcgccgccctTGAAGACGAGGCGGCCGGGCTTCGCTTTCTTGTACGCGTCCGACATGGGGGTTCGTGGCCGCAGGGGAGGGGAACGAACGAGATGCCGGTCTGTGCGACGCGGGCGGCTTATGATGATCGCGGTCTGGCTAGGACggcacaaaattttttatctatttgtgAACATTTcagtttttcaattttaacctAAATCCTAGTACCAAAACTATTTCTGATCTGATCATCTGAATGGCTGAATCTGTTGACCACAATAGCTCGCTTGCTGTGATCAATGACACTTGTATGTCGATCTGGTGTTAGTATTGTTTGGTTATAATGACAGACAACGTTATTTTACCGCACCACGATACAAACGTTATATTGCTATTTGGACATGTAGCTTTGGTTGATATACGGTCGACTACTATGGCTCTCCAGCTTGCTGATTACACCTATCGTCATTAGGTATGGCCAAAcggtttatatataaaattaagttcttaaaaaaaataaaattctagaaTGGCGAGCTAAGTTTAATGAACCTTGGTCAGCGGACCAATGACCATTGTTTCCCTATACCATTCTCGTTGGGTATTTAGGATTGTTTCACGCTTTCACATgacaaattttctttttttcacgtAAGATGCAAATACTCAGGAAATATGTGGATCATTATATATGAAGTATGTGGATCACAAATAATTTCGATACAAGTTCAGCACGCTTGCATATGAATAATGTGGACCATTGTATTCATCAATATGAGTTCTCTTCTCATCTCATCATAGTTGAAATacaatcatttttcttttatgagtATCTCTAAAGTATATAATCATCATGTTTCTTGGGGGTCCTTGGGGATTCTTGATTGGAGCTGAACTAACCATAGCCTAAAGTCGTAGCTCTTTGGTTAATAAGATCCAAAAGGTTTATCAATCCCAAGAGGTACAGATCCATAATAGACATATAGAGATTATTATACGCCAAGTAACATCAAAAGTGTGGGTTTCCGAAGAAGGAATGTCTAATGTTTTTTCACCTGGGGAATTAATTGGACTATTGCGAGCGGAGCGAGCAGGGCGGGCTTTGGATGAATCGATCTATTATTTCACTTGTATAATTGCATAGCTATGAGGTTTATACCATTGGCAAAACGGCATATGTTCGTATCGTCTCTCCAAGCTACAAGCCTACGATATAcgatgaattaaaaaataacaaatcgaTGAAAATGGGATGAAGAGAATTTAAGGAAGAAATAGACTTGTAAATGGTTTATGTACGAAATAAGGAAGAGCAAAAACAAAGTTGACTTAAAGAAGACATTTGgattttcgtttttttacACTAACAAATGTCAAAAAGTATATGTGGTAGAGGTAGCATAAGCAAGCTGAAAAATGGCCCTTATTCTGGTTTGTTTAATGgacactaaaaatataaatatttatctacCCCTGTAAAAAGGAGCattggtggtggt
This window harbors:
- the LOC102712079 gene encoding uncharacterized protein LOC102712079, whose protein sequence is MSDAYKKAKPGRLVFKGGEAASLHKPKKHKKAKRPASDAPADAEAEAEAEAAAAPVEGGEGGGDEYTIDAAKRMKYEDLFPVESKKFGYDPANAAKASRSRTVEEALDDRVRKKADRYCK